A window from Thermodesulfobacteriota bacterium encodes these proteins:
- a CDS encoding TRAP transporter small permease, with protein sequence MGLFERGTVIVSKFFDFAARLGVFVMMALVVTDIIIRRPLWPIPGLYDYVSLLGAAIISLAIPFSAVQKGHVQVEIFVSKLPSRAQAAIDAIMGILSLVFFVIVSWQTFVLGTEVKRSGEVSMSAHLEFYPFIYLVSVMCALLCVVLIVDVIKSAKKLSR encoded by the coding sequence ATGGGCTTGTTTGAGAGAGGAACGGTTATTGTGTCAAAATTTTTCGATTTCGCCGCGCGCCTAGGTGTGTTCGTGATGATGGCTCTCGTCGTTACGGACATAATCATAAGAAGACCGCTTTGGCCTATTCCCGGTCTTTACGACTACGTCTCACTTCTTGGTGCGGCAATCATTTCGCTTGCTATTCCCTTCAGTGCTGTGCAAAAAGGTCATGTTCAAGTGGAAATCTTCGTTTCAAAGTTGCCGTCCCGGGCCCAGGCAGCAATAGATGCCATCATGGGAATTTTGAGTCTTGTATTTTTTGTGATAGTTTCGTGGCAAACCTTTGTTTTAGGTACAGAGGTTAAAAGGTCTGGAGAGGTTTCCATGTCGGCCCATCTTGAGTTTTATCCGTTTATATACCTGGTATCGGTTATGTGCGCTCTCCTCTGCGTCGTACTTATTGTGGACGTAATAAAATCGGCTAAAAAGTTGTCGAGGTGA
- the thiC gene encoding phosphomethylpyrimidine synthase ThiC, with product MRNQIIEARNGIITEEMKKIAQDEGVDPEFVREGVKQGRIVILANNRHKNFTPKGVGQGLSIKVNANIGTSPEICDIKLELEKLEMAKKAGADTVMDLSTGGDLDEIRRIIIEHAEIPVGTVPIYQAAINAAKRKKSIVYMEVDEIFEVIEKHAMDGVDFITVHCGVTKKTIERLKKQGRITDIVSRGGAFLAEWMMVTGKENPLYEHFDKLLAIAKKYDLTLSLGDGLRPGSVADATDRAQIEELLTLGELAQVARQNGVQVMIEGPGHVPINLIETNILLQKKICDGAPFYVLGPVVTDIAPGYDHITSAIGGALAGFYGADFLCYVTPSEHLGLPTPQDVWEGVIVTKIAAHAADIARGNKKALEKDRNMSISRKALDWEGQMKYAIDPEKIKSFRRNRKLKNDVCSMCGEFCAMKVVQDHLKS from the coding sequence ATGAGAAACCAAATAATTGAAGCAAGAAACGGAATTATAACTGAAGAGATGAAGAAAATTGCCCAAGATGAAGGGGTTGACCCCGAATTTGTCCGCGAGGGTGTAAAACAGGGAAGGATCGTGATCCTCGCCAATAATAGGCATAAAAACTTCACCCCAAAAGGCGTAGGTCAGGGGCTTTCAATTAAAGTCAATGCCAATATTGGAACGTCCCCGGAAATTTGCGACATAAAGTTAGAGCTTGAGAAACTGGAAATGGCAAAAAAGGCCGGTGCTGACACAGTGATGGATCTGAGTACAGGAGGAGATCTCGACGAAATAAGAAGAATAATCATTGAGCACGCAGAGATACCTGTAGGTACAGTCCCAATTTACCAAGCTGCGATAAATGCTGCAAAAAGAAAGAAGAGTATCGTATATATGGAGGTGGATGAAATCTTCGAAGTGATAGAAAAACACGCAATGGATGGCGTTGATTTTATAACCGTCCACTGCGGAGTGACGAAAAAGACGATAGAAAGGCTGAAAAAACAAGGAAGGATCACGGACATAGTGAGTAGAGGTGGGGCATTCCTTGCGGAATGGATGATGGTGACAGGAAAGGAAAACCCTCTTTACGAACATTTCGATAAGTTGCTGGCCATTGCGAAAAAGTACGACCTAACTTTAAGTTTAGGGGATGGCTTAAGGCCAGGATCCGTAGCTGATGCAACGGATAGAGCCCAGATCGAGGAGCTATTAACCTTAGGGGAACTTGCGCAAGTCGCAAGACAAAACGGAGTGCAGGTGATGATAGAAGGTCCGGGACATGTTCCGATAAATCTTATAGAGACGAACATACTTCTTCAAAAGAAAATCTGTGATGGTGCCCCGTTCTACGTGCTTGGTCCAGTCGTAACGGATATAGCACCTGGATACGACCATATAACATCGGCAATAGGTGGAGCCCTGGCAGGTTTTTATGGGGCCGATTTCCTTTGCTACGTAACCCCGTCGGAGCACCTAGGTCTACCCACGCCTCAGGATGTGTGGGAAGGGGTTATAGTAACGAAAATTGCAGCCCATGCTGCTGACATTGCGAGGGGAAATAAAAAGGCTTTAGAGAAAGACCGGAACATGTCGATCTCGAGGAAGGCCCTAGACTGGGAAGGCCAGATGAAGTATGCCATCGATCCGGAAAAAATAAAAAGCTTCAGGAGGAACAGAAAGCTTAAAAACGACGTTTGTAGCATGTGTGGCGAGTTCTGCGCAATGAAGGTGGTTCAAGACCACTTGAAATCTTAA
- a CDS encoding TRAP transporter large permease, which yields MTPGQIALIGIIALVGLFLLRMPVAFAMGLVGFFGFAAMTSFKAALGILSKDIWANFSSYALTVIPMFILMGSLISYSGIAERLYNSAHKVFGQLPGGIAIATCYACAAFGACCGSTTAAAATMGKVALPAMRKYNYDLSLSSGCVASAGSLAILIPPSTILIIYGILTEQSIGKLFVAGIIPGIMLATIFALTVYIICKRRPELGPPAERTSLTEKIKAISGLLEVAILFLVIMGGLIIGIFTPTEAGAAGAFGALLIAIVRKQLKFTDFISALAETTRITAMIFLILFGATVFGHFMAVTRVPFILSEWVGGLEVSRYVIMSFIIFGYLIGGCFMDSLALITLTVPIIYPVVMKLGFDPIWFGVIIVLVTEMGVITPPVGINVYVLKSVAPDVPMEIIFKGIFPFLLGLIVCTAILIAFPEIATFLPKFVTY from the coding sequence ATGACCCCAGGACAAATAGCTTTGATTGGAATCATTGCCCTTGTTGGGCTCTTTTTACTTAGGATGCCTGTTGCTTTCGCGATGGGACTTGTTGGTTTTTTTGGATTTGCTGCTATGACTTCTTTTAAAGCCGCTTTGGGTATACTGAGTAAGGATATATGGGCTAATTTTTCTTCCTATGCTTTGACAGTAATACCGATGTTTATCCTTATGGGATCTTTGATCTCGTATTCTGGTATTGCTGAAAGGCTCTACAATTCAGCTCATAAAGTGTTCGGTCAGCTTCCGGGAGGTATTGCCATAGCTACTTGCTATGCCTGTGCCGCATTCGGTGCCTGCTGCGGCTCTACGACAGCGGCTGCTGCAACTATGGGAAAGGTTGCTCTTCCTGCCATGAGAAAGTACAACTACGATCTCTCTTTATCCTCCGGGTGTGTTGCGAGCGCTGGTTCATTGGCTATACTTATTCCACCAAGCACTATACTTATCATCTACGGAATTCTCACGGAACAGTCCATTGGAAAGCTCTTCGTTGCTGGAATAATCCCGGGAATAATGCTCGCTACGATCTTTGCGCTTACTGTCTACATAATATGCAAAAGAAGACCTGAGCTTGGTCCTCCGGCAGAAAGGACGAGCCTAACGGAAAAGATAAAGGCAATAAGTGGATTATTAGAAGTCGCAATTCTTTTTCTCGTTATTATGGGTGGACTCATCATCGGAATTTTTACCCCTACCGAAGCTGGGGCCGCGGGTGCTTTTGGGGCATTACTCATAGCGATTGTCAGGAAACAGTTAAAATTTACGGATTTTATAAGTGCACTTGCGGAGACGACGAGAATTACAGCCATGATATTTTTGATTCTCTTTGGAGCGACTGTCTTCGGTCATTTCATGGCTGTAACAAGGGTTCCCTTTATTCTTTCCGAATGGGTTGGAGGGCTAGAGGTTTCTCGCTACGTGATTATGAGTTTTATTATATTCGGGTATTTAATCGGGGGATGTTTTATGGATTCTCTGGCACTAATTACTCTTACTGTTCCGATAATATACCCGGTTGTTATGAAGCTCGGCTTTGATCCGATCTGGTTTGGGGTCATAATAGTTCTGGTCACAGAAATGGGGGTAATTACCCCGCCTGTGGGAATTAACGTTTATGTGCTTAAATCTGTTGCTCCGGATGTGCCGATGGAGATTATATTCAAAGGGATATTTCCTTTTCTTCTGGGTTTAATTGTGTGTACGGCTATCCTTATAGCATTTCCGGAGATTGCGACCTTTTTGCCAAAGTTTGTAACTTACTGA
- a CDS encoding TRAP transporter substrate-binding protein yields the protein MKKLLIAALAFAVIFTFYVPKGFAQHKVTLSFAHFWPATHYIHVHQFPRYFKMVEEATKGKYVLDIKWYPAESLLKAADLIGGVEKGIADTGTASFGYNPGKFPVMLTLTQPGIAPPNSSDAAAHAGWEFYKIMRPKELDTVKILYVYATGPGWLHSNKPITRIDQLKGMKIRVTGAGVLGVRAVGGEPVAMPMSEVYLAASKGIIDALVSPAETLEGWKHAEVFKYSTFMPYFYSEYFWVAMNLDKWKSLPKDLQDAFESVAEAAMKEAGQIWQYQQQRGIEFAKKKPGGHEFLTLPDAEVKKLAELLKPVETEYAKSLREKGLDADRIIKTAKDLVEKYNKLTYPVWKP from the coding sequence ATGAAGAAACTATTGATTGCAGCTTTAGCTTTTGCGGTCATTTTCACATTTTACGTCCCTAAAGGTTTCGCCCAGCACAAAGTCACACTGAGTTTTGCTCACTTCTGGCCGGCAACGCACTACATCCACGTGCATCAGTTTCCAAGATATTTCAAAATGGTTGAGGAAGCAACCAAAGGAAAGTATGTACTGGACATCAAGTGGTACCCGGCTGAAAGCTTGCTTAAAGCTGCGGATTTGATAGGAGGTGTTGAGAAAGGTATCGCGGATACGGGAACGGCAAGTTTCGGGTATAATCCTGGAAAGTTCCCTGTTATGCTCACACTTACACAGCCCGGAATCGCTCCACCTAATAGTTCGGATGCGGCGGCCCATGCGGGATGGGAATTCTATAAGATCATGAGGCCTAAGGAACTGGACACTGTAAAGATTTTATATGTCTACGCAACCGGTCCTGGTTGGCTCCATTCAAACAAGCCGATAACCAGAATCGACCAGCTCAAAGGAATGAAGATAAGGGTAACCGGTGCTGGAGTTTTAGGTGTTAGAGCTGTTGGAGGAGAGCCTGTCGCTATGCCTATGAGTGAAGTTTACCTCGCAGCTTCCAAGGGTATAATCGACGCATTGGTTTCTCCAGCTGAGACCCTTGAAGGTTGGAAGCATGCCGAGGTTTTCAAATACTCCACCTTCATGCCCTACTTTTACTCCGAGTACTTCTGGGTAGCCATGAACCTTGACAAGTGGAAATCTTTACCTAAGGATCTTCAGGATGCATTCGAAAGTGTCGCAGAGGCAGCTATGAAGGAGGCAGGACAGATATGGCAGTACCAGCAGCAGAGAGGGATAGAATTTGCGAAGAAGAAACCTGGCGGTCATGAGTTTTTGACCCTTCCCGATGCGGAAGTTAAAAAACTCGCAGAACTTCTAAAACCTGTTGAGACAGAATATGCTAAATCTCTAAGAGAAAAGGGCCTAGATGCAGATAGGATCATAAAGACAGCAAAAGATCTGGTCGAAAAATACAACAAACTCACATATCCGGTCTGGAAGCCTTAA
- a CDS encoding cobalamin B12-binding domain-containing protein has translation MTKKRIILAKLGLDGHTNGIKIVASWLMEAGFEVIYMGLYNTPEKVVKAAIEEDADIIGLSFLEGSHIYYAERVIEVMKSYGIEGKKLVFGGVIPPDDVERLKEIGVTEVFLPGTPREIIISKLESMIGERDEN, from the coding sequence ATGACAAAAAAAAGGATTATCCTTGCAAAACTCGGCCTTGATGGTCACACAAATGGGATAAAGATAGTAGCCAGCTGGCTTATGGAAGCCGGGTTCGAAGTTATATACATGGGCCTTTACAATACACCTGAAAAGGTAGTAAAAGCTGCAATTGAGGAAGATGCTGACATAATCGGTCTAAGTTTTCTTGAGGGTTCTCACATCTATTATGCGGAAAGGGTAATCGAGGTTATGAAGTCTTACGGAATAGAGGGCAAGAAGCTGGTCTTTGGAGGAGTTATCCCTCCGGATGATGTGGAAAGGTTAAAGGAGATCGGAGTTACTGAGGTATTTCTTCCAGGAACGCCAAGAGAGATCATAATCTCAAAGCTTGAAAGTATGATAGGGGAGCGAGATGAGAACTGA
- a CDS encoding acyl-CoA mutase large subunit family protein, which translates to MKREIDFDAYIRGERPKNFKTASGIEVKEFYTIEDVKDKSEIPGQYPFTRGIHRDMYRGRFWTRRQQTGYGTPEESNRRMKAVLRAGQTGLNIDVDVVVKLGLDPDHPLAFGDIGLVGTSISTFEDMEKLFDGIPLDKVSTTLIVSPPASLVIMAMYILLARKNGIPEDALMGTVMNDSFNQLVGPTKEAELPLFPIEANIKIGIDLMEYCVKRIPKWNILNVNAYNMRETCLDAKEEAAFAMCIAKEYIKRLIERGLDIDDFAGRIGFFSDIGMDFFEEIAKIRAMRRIWAKMLKEEFKVKKERSLWFRTAIQTSGLALTAKEPLNNIARATIQTLAAVLAGAQSIHTTSYDEAYALPTEEAQKLSIRIQEILAYETGITKVADPLGGSYFVEWLTDKLEEEILKLMEEVEKEGGFLECYKKGWVDERIAKGRKRYAERIEKKEDLIVGVNIFEDDEEKPPISISKVYSSTMQKSRIDYVREYKKRRDTSKVKRALESVYREAKKGSNVFFPILDAVESMATLGEICEALRRAYDFELRIG; encoded by the coding sequence ATGAAGAGGGAAATAGATTTTGACGCATACATAAGGGGAGAAAGACCGAAAAACTTCAAAACCGCATCCGGAATCGAAGTTAAGGAGTTCTATACGATCGAAGACGTAAAAGATAAATCAGAGATCCCCGGTCAGTACCCTTTCACAAGAGGCATTCATCGAGATATGTATAGGGGGCGGTTTTGGACAAGAAGACAGCAGACAGGTTACGGGACCCCGGAAGAGAGTAACAGAAGGATGAAAGCGGTCCTTAGAGCGGGTCAGACGGGTCTAAATATAGATGTGGATGTGGTTGTTAAACTTGGGCTCGATCCGGACCATCCTTTGGCCTTTGGAGACATAGGTCTCGTTGGCACGAGTATCTCTACTTTCGAGGACATGGAAAAGCTATTCGATGGAATCCCCCTCGATAAAGTAAGTACTACTCTAATTGTGTCACCTCCTGCCTCTTTAGTCATAATGGCTATGTACATTCTGCTTGCTCGAAAAAATGGGATTCCAGAGGATGCGCTTATGGGCACGGTCATGAACGACAGTTTCAATCAACTTGTGGGTCCCACAAAAGAGGCGGAACTTCCACTATTTCCAATAGAGGCAAACATAAAGATAGGAATTGACTTGATGGAATACTGTGTAAAAAGGATTCCGAAATGGAACATTCTAAATGTGAATGCTTATAACATGAGGGAGACATGTCTTGATGCAAAGGAAGAAGCTGCTTTTGCCATGTGTATCGCTAAAGAATACATAAAAAGGCTCATCGAGCGAGGATTGGACATAGATGACTTTGCAGGAAGGATAGGCTTTTTCTCTGACATTGGCATGGATTTCTTCGAAGAGATAGCAAAGATCCGGGCGATGAGGCGAATATGGGCCAAAATGCTAAAAGAAGAATTCAAAGTAAAAAAGGAAAGGAGTCTTTGGTTTAGAACCGCAATCCAGACTTCAGGGCTAGCTTTGACGGCAAAGGAGCCTCTAAATAACATAGCTAGGGCAACAATACAGACCTTAGCTGCGGTATTGGCAGGGGCTCAATCAATCCACACCACTTCATACGATGAGGCTTACGCTTTACCCACAGAGGAAGCGCAAAAATTGTCAATCAGAATCCAAGAGATACTCGCTTATGAAACGGGAATAACAAAAGTTGCAGATCCGCTTGGCGGTTCTTACTTTGTAGAATGGCTTACCGACAAATTGGAAGAAGAGATCTTAAAGCTTATGGAAGAAGTCGAAAAAGAAGGTGGCTTTCTCGAATGTTACAAGAAAGGCTGGGTCGATGAGAGAATAGCGAAAGGAAGGAAAAGGTACGCAGAACGTATCGAAAAAAAAGAAGATTTGATCGTTGGGGTGAACATCTTTGAAGATGATGAAGAAAAACCGCCCATTAGTATCTCCAAAGTTTACTCCAGCACCATGCAAAAGAGTAGAATCGATTACGTAAGAGAATACAAAAAGCGAAGAGACACATCCAAAGTAAAACGGGCCCTCGAAAGCGTCTATCGAGAGGCGAAAAAAGGATCTAATGTCTTTTTTCCGATTCTCGATGCCGTAGAAAGTATGGCAACGCTTGGTGAGATCTGCGAAGCTCTAAGGAGGGCATACGATTTTGAGCTTCGCATAGGGTAG
- a CDS encoding sulfide-dependent adenosine diphosphate thiazole synthase, which produces MIDERVVTKAIIETYTEKLLSVLDVDVVVCGGGPSGLVASYFLAKGGLNVTVFERKLSIGGGMWGGGMMFNEIVVQEKGKEILDEFGIRTKKYGDGYYTADAVEAICGICFNAIKAGAKVFNLISVEDLVVRKDRVVGVVINWTSVEMASLHVDPLTVMAKAVIDATGHPIEVVRVLEKKMNVQLKTPSGKVEGERCLWAEVAEDTTLENTKEVYPGLYVAGMGANATFGSYRMGPIFGGMLLSGKKVADLILSEIK; this is translated from the coding sequence ATGATCGATGAAAGGGTTGTAACCAAAGCCATAATCGAAACGTATACCGAAAAACTCCTTTCTGTTCTAGATGTGGATGTGGTTGTTTGCGGAGGGGGTCCTTCCGGGCTTGTAGCTTCTTACTTTCTGGCTAAAGGAGGCCTTAATGTCACAGTTTTTGAGCGGAAGCTTTCGATAGGAGGCGGAATGTGGGGTGGAGGGATGATGTTCAACGAAATCGTCGTGCAAGAAAAAGGAAAAGAGATTTTAGATGAGTTTGGGATACGCACTAAAAAGTACGGAGACGGATACTATACGGCGGATGCGGTTGAGGCCATATGCGGAATATGTTTCAATGCGATAAAGGCAGGGGCAAAAGTATTCAACCTTATAAGCGTTGAAGACCTTGTAGTCAGGAAGGACCGAGTAGTAGGAGTCGTTATAAACTGGACCTCGGTTGAGATGGCCTCTTTACATGTGGATCCTCTTACAGTTATGGCAAAGGCTGTAATTGACGCGACGGGCCATCCAATAGAGGTAGTAAGAGTTTTGGAGAAAAAGATGAACGTTCAGCTTAAAACTCCCTCCGGAAAGGTAGAAGGGGAAAGATGCCTGTGGGCAGAGGTCGCCGAGGATACGACCCTTGAGAATACAAAGGAGGTGTACCCTGGTCTCTACGTAGCTGGCATGGGTGCGAATGCGACATTTGGCTCCTACAGAATGGGACCAATATTTGGAGGTATGCTCCTTTCCGGAAAGAAAGTAGCCGATCTTATATTAAGTGAGATCAAATGA
- a CDS encoding MmgE/PrpD family protein: MRTEDRLVEFIRKFSFEEIPNDVLTVVKNVILNVCGTIVAGAKEEGIKTLYDYYRRMGGIPEATVFRFNDRLPAENSALINGAMARALDFCDAMVPGLHMGSTAIPCALAASELVGYVSGKEFVTAVTVGLEVGSRLNLSEKAYDGFDPTGVVSTFVGTSVAARLLRLEHSACLNALGLAFNRSGGSFQSNIDGTLAVRVIQGWTAQTGIMCARYAKEGITGPKNFLGGIYGFYHLYGKDLFRPEDAIKDIGESFLLKRTVFKKYPACGAIQSSVEAILNLKKEHEIEPSYVDRIEIEVTPYVFRLVGREFKIGDNPRVDAQFSLRYCVASALTKGSLRLEDFEEKALRDPSIGELIQKIQVTPKSELDYVDHTAVRVKIICKDKKEYFMAIDIAPGFPGNPLSDEEHVKRFLNLADYAKIGKDRAERIIDFVKSVEKKEDVGELIGYLSH; the protein is encoded by the coding sequence ATGAGAACTGAGGATAGACTCGTCGAGTTTATACGTAAGTTTTCCTTTGAAGAGATTCCGAATGACGTTCTAACCGTCGTCAAAAACGTAATCCTCAACGTGTGTGGAACCATAGTGGCCGGTGCTAAAGAAGAGGGTATAAAAACTCTCTACGATTACTACAGAAGGATGGGTGGTATACCTGAGGCAACGGTCTTTAGGTTTAACGACCGTCTTCCTGCCGAAAACAGTGCTCTCATAAACGGAGCGATGGCAAGGGCTTTGGATTTCTGTGATGCCATGGTTCCGGGGCTACATATGGGCTCAACGGCCATTCCTTGCGCTTTGGCCGCCTCCGAACTTGTAGGCTACGTTTCTGGAAAAGAGTTTGTTACTGCCGTAACTGTGGGATTGGAGGTTGGATCGAGACTCAATCTTAGTGAGAAGGCTTATGACGGATTCGACCCGACAGGTGTTGTGAGTACCTTTGTTGGGACGTCAGTTGCCGCAAGGCTTTTGAGGCTTGAACATTCAGCGTGTTTAAACGCACTGGGTCTTGCTTTTAATAGATCCGGGGGAAGCTTCCAGTCGAACATAGACGGAACACTTGCGGTTCGCGTAATTCAGGGATGGACCGCCCAAACAGGAATTATGTGCGCAAGGTACGCGAAGGAAGGAATTACTGGTCCGAAAAACTTTTTGGGAGGTATTTACGGATTCTACCATCTTTATGGAAAAGATCTTTTTCGGCCTGAAGATGCGATAAAGGATATAGGCGAAAGCTTTTTGTTAAAAAGGACAGTTTTTAAAAAATATCCAGCATGCGGAGCAATCCAAAGTAGCGTAGAGGCGATTCTTAACCTTAAAAAAGAGCACGAAATCGAACCATCTTACGTTGATAGGATAGAAATCGAAGTAACGCCTTACGTTTTTCGGCTTGTGGGACGTGAGTTCAAGATCGGAGATAATCCCAGAGTGGATGCTCAGTTTAGTCTAAGATATTGTGTAGCAAGCGCTCTCACAAAAGGAAGCTTAAGGCTTGAAGATTTTGAGGAAAAAGCTTTACGGGATCCATCCATTGGTGAGCTAATCCAGAAGATCCAGGTGACACCCAAGAGTGAACTCGATTACGTGGACCATACGGCAGTACGGGTCAAAATAATATGCAAGGATAAAAAAGAGTACTTTATGGCAATAGACATAGCCCCGGGCTTTCCGGGCAATCCTCTAAGCGATGAGGAGCATGTAAAAAGGTTTCTTAATTTGGCGGATTACGCAAAGATAGGAAAAGATAGAGCGGAAAGGATCATAGATTTTGTAAAAAGCGTAGAGAAAAAAGAGGATGTGGGAGAGTTGATCGGATATCTAAGCCACTAA
- a CDS encoding PfkB family carbohydrate kinase: protein MKSLVSVAGLDPTSGAGITKDLEIFAGLGFHGIGIPTSIVVQGPGGVKSISRIPLGTFEEMLKVFESEEIELSGVKTGVLVGEEYVKTISGMLSNLKKAGKPVVVDPVLKAKNGYELLSREGIEALKGFVLPKCTILTANVEEAQILADSKIEDLDNMRECAKRLKDLGPEVVIIKGGHLSGDPVDVYYDGHSFIEKEKVRLEKEVHGTGCVFSSSLLGFLARGLNPREAFFEAENLTFSLIKDSYRINADGYYYPSLYERLRTNAERFEAISSLREIRERLERLNPVELIPEVQMNICYAIPDARTVEDVCAYPGRISKHKGRILIKSDPEFGASSHVARTLLAFMKFFPEMRSCANVKFDKSLLEKAKKNGLKVVLADRKSEPESIKEKEGRSLEFLVEKSLSSANFVPDIIYDEGDIGKEPMIRLFARNPFELLEKMEKLLR from the coding sequence ATGAAGAGCCTTGTTTCGGTTGCAGGTCTTGATCCCACATCAGGAGCGGGAATAACAAAGGACCTGGAGATTTTTGCGGGTTTGGGGTTTCACGGTATCGGAATTCCAACATCGATCGTAGTCCAGGGACCCGGCGGAGTTAAATCCATAAGCCGAATACCCTTAGGCACATTTGAAGAAATGTTGAAAGTCTTTGAAAGCGAAGAAATAGAACTCTCAGGTGTAAAGACAGGGGTTCTTGTGGGAGAAGAGTACGTAAAAACTATAAGCGGAATGCTTTCCAACCTAAAAAAGGCAGGAAAACCAGTAGTTGTGGACCCGGTCCTAAAGGCCAAAAACGGTTACGAGTTACTGAGTAGAGAAGGCATCGAGGCGCTCAAAGGTTTTGTTCTCCCAAAATGCACCATATTGACGGCCAACGTAGAAGAGGCTCAGATTTTGGCCGATTCTAAGATTGAGGATTTAGACAATATGAGGGAATGTGCAAAGAGGTTAAAGGATCTCGGACCAGAGGTCGTAATCATAAAAGGTGGCCATTTGAGTGGGGACCCTGTAGACGTCTATTACGATGGACATTCTTTTATAGAGAAAGAGAAAGTGAGGCTCGAAAAGGAGGTACACGGAACGGGCTGTGTATTTTCTTCATCTTTACTTGGTTTTCTGGCCCGCGGACTTAATCCGAGGGAGGCCTTTTTTGAGGCCGAGAATTTGACTTTTTCACTCATTAAAGATTCATACAGGATAAATGCAGACGGTTATTACTATCCGTCACTCTATGAGCGCCTAAGGACCAACGCAGAAAGATTCGAGGCTATAAGCTCCCTCAGAGAGATAAGGGAAAGACTTGAAAGATTAAATCCGGTTGAACTTATTCCAGAGGTTCAGATGAACATATGTTACGCTATACCAGATGCAAGAACTGTTGAGGATGTTTGTGCTTATCCCGGTAGAATCTCAAAGCACAAAGGGAGGATACTCATAAAATCGGACCCTGAGTTTGGAGCCTCAAGCCATGTGGCCCGAACCCTTCTCGCTTTTATGAAGTTTTTCCCGGAGATGAGAAGCTGTGCAAATGTTAAGTTTGACAAGAGTCTTTTGGAGAAGGCAAAAAAAAACGGGCTAAAAGTTGTACTTGCCGATAGGAAATCTGAGCCGGAAAGTATAAAAGAGAAGGAAGGAAGAAGCTTGGAGTTTCTCGTAGAAAAGTCCTTATCTTCAGCCAATTTTGTGCCAGACATTATATACGATGAGGGAGACATAGGAAAGGAACCTATGATAAGGCTTTTTGCTAGAAACCCTTTTGAATTGCTTGAAAAAATGGAGAAATTACTACGATGA